The proteins below are encoded in one region of uncultured Eubacteriales bacterium:
- a CDS encoding conserved hypothetical protein (Evidence 4 : Homologs of previously reported genes of unknown function): MKRSEINTILREAEEFCREMNFNLPPWAHWGAEEWAAAGHEYDEIRENMLGWDITDYGHGTFAEIGLALFTIRNGNLKNSKYKKPYAEKLLISREGQLSPNHFHWSKMEDIINRGGGNLMIQVWNAAEDESLADTPVTVHLDGVEQVVPAATVLRLTPGMSITLPQRQYHAFWAEPGHGDVLIGEVSMTNDDNVDNRFYETQGRFPTVEEDEAPFRLLCNEYPAAKE, from the coding sequence ATGAAACGGTCTGAAATTAATACCATCCTGCGGGAGGCGGAGGAGTTCTGCCGCGAGATGAATTTCAACCTTCCGCCCTGGGCTCACTGGGGTGCGGAGGAGTGGGCGGCGGCAGGCCACGAGTACGACGAGATCCGGGAGAATATGCTGGGCTGGGACATCACCGACTATGGACATGGAACATTTGCGGAGATCGGCCTGGCGCTATTCACCATCCGCAACGGGAACCTGAAAAACAGCAAATACAAAAAGCCGTACGCCGAAAAGCTCCTCATCTCCCGGGAAGGGCAGCTATCACCCAACCATTTCCACTGGAGCAAGATGGAGGATATCATCAATCGCGGCGGCGGCAACCTGATGATTCAGGTATGGAACGCGGCGGAGGACGAGTCCCTGGCGGATACCCCAGTCACCGTCCACCTGGACGGGGTGGAGCAGGTGGTCCCCGCCGCCACGGTCCTGCGCCTGACGCCGGGCATGAGCATCACCCTTCCCCAGCGGCAGTACCACGCCTTCTGGGCCGAGCCGGGGCACGGGGACGTCCTGATCGGCGAGGTGTCCATGACCAATGACGACAACGTGGACAACCGTTTCTACGAGACCCAGGGCCGCTTCCCCACCGTAGAAGAGGACGAGGCCCCCTTCCGCCTGCTGTGCAATGAGTACCCTGCCGCGAAGGAGTGA
- a CDS encoding putative fructokinase-4 (Evidence 3 : Function proposed based on presence of conserved amino acid motif, structural feature or limited homology), giving the protein MKKRYDVTALGELLIDFTECGLSPAGVRLFEQNPGGAPANVLCAVTRLGGSAAFIGKVGDDMHGRFLRETLEREGIDVSGLTEDPAVFTTLAFVGLSAGGERSFSFARKPGADTCLRPEEVSEALLRESAIFHVGSLSLTDEPARSATLTAVGRARELGAIVSYDPNYRASLWPDVETAKEQMRALVPLTDVMKLSDEEAGLLTGYEDPARCAQALLAQGPGCVAVTLGSEGALVATGEGTRRVSPFHVTAADATGAGDAFWGAFLSRLSANGKRPNQLTLDEAYEFARLANAAAALCVERRGAIPAMPTLAEVERRLNA; this is encoded by the coding sequence ATGAAAAAGCGCTACGACGTCACCGCGCTGGGGGAACTGTTGATCGACTTTACCGAGTGCGGCCTCTCCCCGGCTGGGGTGCGGCTCTTTGAGCAGAATCCCGGCGGCGCGCCCGCCAATGTGCTCTGCGCCGTGACACGCCTGGGCGGCTCCGCCGCCTTCATCGGCAAGGTGGGGGACGATATGCATGGCCGCTTCCTCCGGGAGACCCTGGAGCGGGAGGGGATCGACGTCTCCGGCCTGACGGAGGATCCGGCGGTATTCACCACGCTGGCCTTTGTGGGCTTGAGCGCCGGCGGGGAGCGGAGCTTCAGCTTTGCCCGCAAACCGGGGGCGGACACCTGCCTCCGGCCCGAGGAGGTGTCCGAGGCTTTGCTGCGGGAGAGCGCTATTTTCCACGTGGGGTCACTCTCTCTCACCGACGAGCCCGCCCGCTCCGCCACGCTCACCGCCGTGGGCAGGGCCAGGGAGCTGGGAGCCATCGTCTCTTACGACCCCAACTACCGCGCCTCCCTCTGGCCCGACGTGGAGACGGCGAAGGAGCAAATGCGCGCCCTGGTCCCCCTGACAGACGTGATGAAACTCTCCGACGAGGAGGCCGGGCTGCTCACCGGCTATGAGGACCCCGCGCGGTGCGCCCAGGCGCTGCTCGCTCAGGGTCCCGGCTGTGTGGCGGTGACCCTGGGGAGCGAGGGCGCGCTGGTGGCCACGGGGGAGGGGACGCGCCGCGTCTCGCCCTTCCACGTGACGGCAGCGGACGCCACAGGCGCGGGGGACGCCTTCTGGGGCGCGTTCCTAAGCCGCCTGAGCGCCAACGGCAAACGCCCCAACCAGCTTACCCTCGACGAGGCATACGAATTTGCGCGTTTGGCCAACGCGGCCGCCGCCCTCTGCGTGGAGCGGCGGGGCGCCATCCCGGCCATGCCCACCCTGGCCGAGGTGGAGCGGCGTCTCAACGCCTGA